The genome window CCAGTCTGTAAGTCCCGTAGAGCGTGTGGCTTCCTGAGGAGCCGCTTGCGGGAGGCAGTGAACGGTGCGGTAAAGCTCAGCGCTTACACGCACCTGGACGTTCACCTTGTCACCTTGTCACCTTGTGCGCCTCCTCCCTATGGCAGCACTCTCCGGTGGTGCAGCTCAACATCGGCGGACAGCTGTTCAGCACGACGCTGAGCACCCTGCGCCGCTGCCCGGACTCCAAGCTGGCCGACATGTTCGCGGGACCGCCGAAACTCCGCGCCGACGCCGACGGCCGCTTCTTCCTCGACAGGGACGGCAGGCACTTCGGGCCCATCCTCGAGTTTCTGCGCACGGGGAGGCTGCCCACGGAGCACGTGCGGGAGGTGTACGCCGAGGCCGTCTTCTACGGCATCGCGCCGCTGGTCAAGCAGCTGGAGGATTCGCCGCAGCTTTTTGGGGAGACGGTGGCCAGGCGGCAGTTCCTGGCCAGGGTGCCCAACTACGCGGAGAACCTGGAGCTGATCGTACGCATAGCCCGGGCCGAGGCCATGGCCGCCCGCCATTCCAGCGTCGTCGTGTGCGTTCTGAGGACGGAGGAGGACGTGAGCCGCTACAAAGATGCCGTCAACAGCCTGGACGCAGCCAAGGAGTCGGCGGTGAGGTTCGGGCCCTGGAAGGCGGCGCCCACCGTCTCAGACCTACTTGACTGCATCAAAATGGACATTGAGGCCAAAGGCTACAGGATCAGCTTTAAGCCCCACAGTGCAGAGAAGGGCTTCTCGTTCAAGAGTTACGACTTCTTCTACAAGATCATTTTCACTTGGTGGTAAATGCGGCTCGTTTCGCCACGCGCTGGCACGACGGGTCGCTGTGGCGGCGTTAAGGCTCTCTCGGGACAGTTAAAGCCGACGTGCACGAGGTCTAGCTTTCAAACGTACAATCTCTCGATTCTTAAGTCCTCCAAGCGTTTAGGGCGGCAGGGcggggctgtttgggtgtagctTCCAATCctactcggtctgtgtggaggccgcatgttctccctgcgttcgTGCGTCATtgctccgagtgctctggtttcctcccacagtccaaagacacgtttctGGTGCAGGCGATCAGTGAGCGTGACCGTCTATCAAGAgacaggtgtcccatccaggcCAGACCCCACTTGGCCTCGCGCCCCCGTGCCTGTGGTCTTGCCAtcggctctggactgctgtgaccctggcTTGGAAAAACAGTCGAGGAAAGCGAATGTGTgcaagttgtttaaaaaaagtcaagtaAAACTACTGGACTGAGATGTTACTGCAAGCGGAAATGTTGTAACTGAATGTAGAGAAACCATAATGTGTCAATGCTAATGAAGGTcttggtatttttattatacagcaAAGGACAAAAATACTCATTTCACACTAACTAGGCTTATTCCaccactgcagcagcagaaaatCTATTGTTTGcatcttcacttttttctgtaTAGTTATTGTATGAAAATTTGTTTCTCTGCCTGTACTTGTTTTGCACGGAtggtaataaagaaaaacattgattTGTATTGACTAGTGCTTTGCAAGATTCTAAGCggtttataaaatataaaactattCTATCGTACTCCTGACTTTTTTGAGAATGCATAATTGTGTATTGTGATGAGGCAAAGCATTAAAATTCTTGTGTGGTTCAGCCTTATTCATAAATGaccaagttttaattttttttttttttttttttttagaaagctTTATAACTCAAAATAGAACATGATAAAGGcaacagtattttaattttctatctCCCGCATTCAACAGCTCAGTCAAACTACGGCGGCCTGTAGGACGGAAAATCTCACAGCCCGTTAGAAACGCGTTTTGTTAATAAAAAACTACGGCGGCTGGAGGGTGGACATATCGCACGGCCTGAGCAGAACGCGCTCAGTTTAATTCCCTGGGGGTGGACAACAATCGTCATTAGGTCCGCCGGCGCAGCCTCCTGGAGGTAACTGCAGCAATGGCGGCACACTTGAAAAAACGGGTCTACGAGGAATTCTCAAAAGTTGTTCAGGTAAATTATTTTCCAAATACGAAGAAAGATCTTGTTGTGCCTGCCATGAAGCAGAAGCGAAGGAGCTGAAGATAAGCTAAGCTAAGCTAAGCTAAGctaaaaactaaactaaactaaactaagCTAAGCTAGCCTAAAGCTATCACCGTGCAGGGCTTCAGTCAGATTGAATCAATGTTCATGAGCTCAGTCTCTGAGTCACTGACTCTTAGATTTGGGAATGTACACCATCACCATATGTTTACTTTTGCAACACAAGTACAGTTACGTGCAGCTCTTATCACACTAGTAAGTAACAGTGTAGAATGACAGAGGCTGTTATTACTCACTGTGTGTCCATGCTAACTTATTAGCAACACAGTAGGCTAGCTCAGTCACGGAAATCTTCTCTTCTTCAGTTCTTCTTCtcttcatataaatataaattccgTTTGGAGAGCCAGTTCCGTAAATAACCGGTCAGCTTTCTGttcacagacacttttttccagtaaCATATTatgatattgtgtgtgtgtagcgtAAAGATCATCATAGCTAGGGTAGGGTCCTAGGGAAACGTAAATTACACATCACATCTACGGATTGAAGTGCTcgtctaatgcagggtcatggtggtccagagcccatcctggaaggacagttccccccacccccccacaaagGGAAATTTAGAATCACCGCTCAGttatgtctttgcactgtgtgaggaaaccagagcacccggagaaaaccatCGCAAACCCCACAGAGAGACAGATCTGAACTCAGAGCTCTGAGGAATTCTACTGTTAcatgctgtgctaccatgccatccatttacattatgtttattcatttagttgatgcttttctgcaaaccGATtcacagtgttaagttacctacaactaTTGACTTATTTGCCCATCacgctgggtgatttttactgcagcaatttagggtaagtaccttgctcaaggctactacagctgcagtccaaaggcagcagcagctctaaccactgcgctaccctGCCACTCTACCAAAAGAAACAGTTGGAGACAGCAGGAATATGAAAGTGCAATATGAAAATACTTAAGGTGCCAAATCAACTCAGGTAAAACAGTTGCCCTAGAAATGAAATGGCAACTGTTTAATCTGAGAAGGCTTCAtgtgttttgtcactttttcatGTTGCTTATGCGGTGAGCAGTGTGTGGCGGCCATGTCTGCTGTACCTCTTTTGTTGTGCTCGTAGCAACATCCACATGAAGAGGTTCCGGCCAAGAAACTCAGACTGACCAAGCCGAGCAAGTCGGCCGCTCTGCACGTGGACCTCTGCAAGGCGAGCAGCCCGACGGACGCCCTGCAGTACCTGCTCCAGTTCGCTCGCAAGCCTGTAGAGGCAGACAGCGTTGAAGGGGTGGTGCGCATCCTCCTGGAGCATTACTACAAGGTCAGGGGCCTGAAGAATGCAGGGTGAACCAGCCACTCGTGTCTGGGTTCGAGGACTGACCGTACAACACGTTGGACATGGGTTTAAGTTGCAGactacacacagctgctgccatGTTCCTGAACTATTATGTGCTTCCTTACTTAGTCTGCCTTCTTTTCTGTGTTCTGAGAGAGGAGGAATGCATCCTTTTTGAGTATTTTGCACACAGTACTGTAACCACAGATGACAAtgacgattattattattgttcttgttattaataacaattatttatctgacgcctgtgttcaaggtgacttgcactgttattttttgtATGCTAAACTACTCATCCAGACTTAGTCCTTTATACAGCAATGGGTAACTTTtgctggagcaactcagggttaGCACCTTCCTCAGCATCAGTGGGAAAAGGGATTTGAACGCTGACTTATGATTGACAGGTATGGCtcctaaccactataccacctgctgtcctgtacGTTTTTGTGAAGCCGGATTTTCTCTGTATGACCTGCAGGAGACGGACAGCTCAGTAAGGCTGAAGATTGCCTCTCTGCTTGGACTTCTGTCTAAAACGCAGGGCTTCACTCCTGACTGCATTGTAGACGATGTCATTAACACTCTTAATAGTGAAAGTAAGTCAGGTCTCAAAAGTGTCCAgactttatttgtttattaaattactTGATTTTCTTATATTTTGCTGTGAATGCTTTCCTAGGGTCGCATCAGGTTCTGGCCCAGCTGTTGGACACTTTACTGGTTATCGGGACTCAGGTCCCAGAGAGCCTCAACATGAGACACAGGTTGATTGATGTGGCATGCAAGGTGAATAGCAATTCTGTGCACTGTGCATCAAACCTGCAGTGTTCCTGTTACATCTGCAAAAATGTGTTTGGAAGCTTTGCGTTACGATCCTTTGAAAGAAATATTATCTAAGGGAACTTGTACTTGAATCTGTAGCATATCTTTGTAATTGTAGAactgcagtgctgtgtttttgttggtCCTAAGAatttctctcctccttctcccctgCACCACAGCATCTAACAGACACGTATTTTGGTGTGAGGAACAAGTGCCTCCAGCTGTTTGGGTGCCTTGGCTCTGTGGACAAGCCCTTGCCCAGGGAGAGCGAGGGAGGGGGAACAGGCATGGCTGCGAAGGATGTACAGAGCATCATCAGTGACTATTTCGGAGACCAAGACCCCAGGGTCCGCACTGCAGCCATAAAAGCAATGGTATGACCAGGGCCGTGACAAGTGCTTCAACCGgtgtttaacattattttacCACGGGTAATGCTTCCTTTTTGTGTTGTACAATTAGAACTGTTGGATGATCGCTGTTGCTGTTGCACGTTGTGAAGACCTACTTTCTGTCAGACAGGATCCTTTATGGAGTCCTGCAGAAAAAAACTTATGGAAGCATTTGTATGCAGTAACCCAGCTGGAACTCATGACATATTGCTCAACTATGTTCACTGAGTTCCTGTGTAGCAAAGCCATTGGTATATTGTTTAAGATCTCATTATTTGCCTGTGCCAATTACATTTTGTTGTCCCTTGCAGTTACAGCTTCATGAGCGAGGGATGAAATTACAGCAAATTATTTACAACCAGGTAAAAATGGTTCACTCTTGTTTTCAGGCCTGCCTCTGTTATTCGAGTGGAAATGTGCACAGATCTCAGCAATGGGGTAGTGCTGCAGGGTTATTTGTGACTCCCTTCTTTGTGCTCCTCTTTCAATTTGGTCCATCAGCTTGAGTGGATGACAGTGTTCTGGTTGTGCCCTGCAATCCGTCTCTTGGCTTCCCTCCCCAGGCCTGTAAGCTGCTGAGTGACGACTATGAGCAGGTCCGCTCGGCAGCTGTGCAGATGGTTTGGGTCTTGAGTCAGCTCTACCCTGAGAGGTATTGTGTGCACAAAACCCAGATGCTTTGAGAATAGACTTTTGTCTTTCAgattattgtgatttttttttttttttttttttttttttaatttattgattgcacagtactgtttttcctccttctaACTACATGTATAGCATTGTCCCCATTCCCTCATCTAATGAGAAAATCAGACTGGTGGATGATTCTTTTGGCAAGATCTGCCATATGGTCAGTGATGGATCCTGGGTAGTCAGAGTTCAGGCTGCCAAGTTGTTGGTGAGTTCATTGTTAATTTTTGCCCTACCTTACGTATAACTGTAGAGATTGCTGACCTTTTGATATTTCTTCACAGGGCTCAATGCAGCAGGTGAGTCCTCACTTCTTAGAGCAGACGCTGGACAAAAAGTTAATGTCAGATCTGAGGGTAAGTGAACTTTGTGCAGAAAATTCtgttaataaaatgcaaatacattacCTGGGAAAATGTGAAGTATCTCAGCGTGGTTGTTGAGAAGTTGCGTAGCTACTTGTCTTTTTGGCCCCCACAGCGGAAACGCACGGCCCATGAGAGAGCCAAGGAGCTATACAGCTCAGGCGAGTTCTCTTCGGGCAGGAAGTGGGCAGATGATGCCCCAAAGGAGAAGGTGGACACTACAGCAGTGAACCTCATTGACTCAGGAGCCTGTGGGGCCTTTGTCCATGGACTGGAAGACGAGATGTATGGTCAGTGTGGCCAGCTTATTTGGGGATAAAAGTGGTTCTGACATGTTCCTGACCAGTCACAGATATTGTAAATTGAATCGCTTTCTTTCTCCTCACAGAGGTTCGGATCGCCGCTGTCGAGGCCTTGTGCGCTCTGGCTCAGTCCTCCCCTAGCTTTGCCGAGAAGTGCCTGGACTTCCTAGTAGACATGTTCAATGATGAGATCGAGGAGGTGCGCCTGCAGTCCATCCATGTCCTACGACAGATCTCCACTCACATCACCCTTAGGGAGGACCAGTTGGACACCGTGCTGGCTGTTCTAGAGGTATACCATCAGTGCTCAACCCAAGGTTACAAAGAAATCCATCTACACTGGCCACAAATTACAGACACAGTTGGAACAGGAAGTCTTGTCACTTCCATCTCCATACAGTTTTAATAAACCATTTGTCAAATACAGGCTAGCATGTTCTGGAGCCTGTTCTCGAAGGATAGGATCTGAGGCAAGGTACATCctgcatgggacaccagtccattgcgatgtaacattttttatgaACTTCAcactacattaaaacaaatttaatgaaatgaaaatacattatcTCTGCAAACTACTATTCAGTGCTGATTTTTGACCAATTCATCTTATAAATGTGTAGTGTTCCTCACTTTGTTACTGATTGTCAGCACTGAGCAGCATCAGACATGGCTAT of Scleropages formosus chromosome 10, fSclFor1.1, whole genome shotgun sequence contains these proteins:
- the kctd14 gene encoding BTB/POZ domain-containing protein KCTD14 encodes the protein MSLPDYRSPGKQSTPNFHTHSPVVQLNIGGQLFSTTLSTLRRCPDSKLADMFAGPPKLRADADGRFFLDRDGRHFGPILEFLRTGRLPTEHVREVYAEAVFYGIAPLVKQLEDSPQLFGETVARRQFLARVPNYAENLELIVRIARAEAMAARHSSVVVCVLRTEEDVSRYKDAVNSLDAAKESAVRFGPWKAAPTVSDLLDCIKMDIEAKGYRISFKPHSAEKGFSFKSYDFFYKIIFTWW
- the ints4 gene encoding integrator complex subunit 4 isoform X2, producing MAAHLKKRVYEEFSKVVQQHPHEEVPAKKLRLTKPSKSAALHVDLCKASSPTDALQYLLQFARKPVEADSVEGVVRILLEHYYKETDSSVRLKIASLLGLLSKTQGFTPDCIVDDVINTLNSERSHQVLAQLLDTLLVIGTQVPESLNMRHRLIDVACKHLTDTYFGVRNKCLQLFGCLGSVDKPLPRESEGGGTGMAAKDVQSIISDYFGDQDPRVRTAAIKAMLQLHERGMKLQQIIYNQACKLLSDDYEQVRSAAVQMVWVLSQLYPESIVPIPSSNEKIRLVDDSFGKICHMVSDGSWVVRVQAAKLLGSMQQVSPHFLEQTLDKKLMSDLRRKRTAHERAKELYSSGEFSSGRKWADDAPKEKVDTTAVNLIDSGACGAFVHGLEDEMYEVRIAAVEALCALAQSSPSFAEKCLDFLVDMFNDEIEEVRLQSIHVLRQISTHITLREDQLDTVLAVLEDSSRDIREALHELLCYTNVSTKECIQLALLELLKNLTKYPTDRNSVWKCLKFLGSRHPTLVLPIVPELLSTHPYFDTPEPDMDDPAYIAVLVLVFNAAKSCPTMTALFSDHTFRHYAYLRDSLSHLVPPLRLPGRKLTSAPEASGLASSVESAQNFLKESLTRVCSVQQLDAPGAQSLLEFTIRDLQRLGELQTELAGTADFCATYLHCQLLLMKALQDKLWSVAVPLYLKQNAMVSGAAAQVLEETYKLEFLYSGLESRQIASIHHVRLQAKALQLVLLARTRRGVEPLLSACEKFLHEVDAFQRLFVTELPHFQDSFVDKLLDIMPRLAGSKPADLVKILQTTLRHSCFPQLKLPEQIRRATAAIIEPTGESDNPLRFTSGLVVALDVDATLEHVQDPQTTVKVQVLYPDGQSHVIQPKPADFRKPGPGRHRLITQVYLSHSAWTARIYLPRALSD